From a region of the Acidobacteriota bacterium genome:
- a CDS encoding transporter substrate-binding domain-containing protein yields the protein MTRFACRLLIATLVVGAGACGRADSPPANATPTVAPAPASPAPAARRPIEEAAPEPPPSAGALALIKAPALGDLDAMAKRGRIRILVARSRTYYFVDNDRQRGATYDAGVTFARFVTSRLGPGQAPISVVFIPTPENALVADLLAGRGDIAANLRQTFERDDQVAFATPTLTGIRELIVTGRGERPLVSLEDVAGRSIHVRKSSDHHASLVRLNEQLKKIDRQPARIAMADEALTDEDLLDRVNEGTFPATLADDYIFDARQRELTSVAANRDVAVSQDGVIAWVTRKDATQMLEAINAFFATHRPKP from the coding sequence ATGACACGCTTCGCCTGCCGGCTCCTCATCGCGACCCTGGTGGTCGGCGCCGGCGCGTGCGGCCGCGCTGACTCACCACCGGCGAATGCGACGCCAACGGTCGCCCCGGCGCCTGCCTCACCCGCGCCGGCCGCACGCCGGCCGATCGAGGAAGCGGCGCCTGAACCACCGCCATCAGCGGGCGCCCTTGCCCTGATCAAGGCGCCGGCCCTGGGCGACCTTGACGCCATGGCCAAGCGCGGCCGCATCCGCATTCTCGTGGCGCGGAGCCGCACCTACTACTTCGTGGACAACGACCGTCAGCGCGGCGCGACCTACGACGCGGGCGTGACGTTTGCGCGCTTTGTGACCAGCCGCCTGGGGCCCGGACAGGCGCCGATCTCGGTGGTCTTCATCCCCACCCCTGAGAATGCCCTGGTGGCCGACCTGCTGGCCGGGCGCGGCGACATTGCCGCCAACCTCCGGCAGACGTTCGAGCGCGACGACCAGGTGGCCTTTGCCACGCCGACGCTGACCGGCATTCGCGAGTTGATCGTCACCGGGAGAGGCGAGCGGCCACTCGTGAGCCTGGAAGACGTCGCCGGCCGCAGCATTCACGTGCGCAAGAGCAGCGATCACCACGCGAGCCTGGTGCGCCTGAACGAGCAGCTGAAGAAGATCGATCGCCAACCCGCCCGCATTGCCATGGCCGACGAAGCGCTGACGGACGAGGACCTGCTGGACCGCGTGAACGAAGGCACCTTCCCCGCAACGCTGGCCGACGACTACATCTTCGACGCGCGGCAGCGCGAGCTGACGAGCGTGGCGGCGAACCGGGACGTGGCGGTGAGCCAGGACGGCGTGATCGCGTGGGTCACGCGCAAGGACGCCACGCAGATGCTCGAGGCAATCAACGCCTTCTTCGCCACGCACCGGCCGAAGCCCTGA
- a CDS encoding GIY-YIG nuclease family protein, with product MPFVYLLRCVDSTLYVGHTHDLAARAKAHNDGHGSAYTASRRPVTMVYAEEHSTLPGAVTREHQLKRWTQAKKQALIDRRLAPMNAPAPRGRRCRTRQHP from the coding sequence ATGCCATTCGTGTATCTCCTTCGCTGTGTGGATAGCACCTTGTACGTGGGCCACACCCACGACCTCGCCGCTCGCGCGAAAGCCCACAACGACGGCCACGGCTCAGCCTACACGGCATCCCGACGGCCTGTGACCATGGTCTACGCAGAGGAGCACTCTACGCTGCCGGGCGCGGTCACGCGTGAGCATCAGCTCAAGCGATGGACACAGGCAAAGAAGCAGGCCCTCATCGATCGCCGTCTGGCCCCGATGAACGCGCCGGCCCCGCGCGGCCGACGGTGCCGAACGCGTCAACACCCTTGA
- a CDS encoding HAMP domain-containing sensor histidine kinase, which translates to MSSSWIERASQALGLRLAAWYLGTFLASTFIIAGLTYGLLAASLETRDHDIIQSTLREYATRYQAGGLPALARAIEIEQRSGLREPLFVRLVGPFQDVLLYSLPETWGAFDLSALPGGPNDIWGQVPARDRNAVLEVATLTLGGGTVLQVGKTSESRDQLLANFRRVLLLGAAAAVAIGIIGGFFLTRSTLKPLRDLRDAVQRILRTGQTDDRVPVYGSGDAVDELSGLFNAMLARITTLIHGMHNALDHVAHDLRTPMTRLRVTAESALATADPARHREALSDCLEESERVLSMLTTLMDISEAETGTMKLNRQPVDVAKLVGEVTAVYEDTAEDAGVTLHARVSEHLIVTADRDRLRQALANLVDNAIKYTPPGGRVELEAGRPDGGGVTISVRDTGAGIPEHEIPRIWDRLYRGDQSRTTRGLGLGLSLVRASVEAQGGRVAVESAPGHGSTFTITLPK; encoded by the coding sequence ATGTCCTCAAGCTGGATTGAGCGCGCCAGCCAGGCCCTCGGCCTCCGGCTCGCGGCGTGGTACCTCGGCACCTTCCTCGCCAGCACGTTCATCATCGCCGGGCTGACCTACGGGCTGCTCGCGGCGTCGCTCGAGACCCGCGACCACGACATCATCCAGTCCACGCTTCGCGAGTACGCGACGCGCTACCAGGCCGGCGGCCTGCCGGCGCTGGCCCGCGCGATCGAGATCGAACAACGGTCGGGACTGCGCGAGCCGCTGTTCGTGCGGCTGGTCGGGCCGTTCCAGGATGTGCTGCTCTACTCGCTGCCCGAAACCTGGGGCGCGTTCGACCTGTCGGCGCTGCCCGGCGGCCCCAACGACATCTGGGGACAGGTACCCGCACGCGATCGCAACGCGGTGCTCGAGGTGGCCACGTTGACGCTCGGCGGCGGCACCGTGCTGCAGGTCGGCAAGACCAGCGAATCGCGCGACCAGTTGTTGGCGAACTTCCGTCGCGTGCTCCTGCTCGGCGCCGCCGCGGCCGTCGCCATTGGCATCATCGGCGGCTTCTTCCTGACGCGCTCGACGCTCAAGCCGCTGCGCGACCTGCGCGATGCGGTGCAGCGCATTCTCCGCACCGGGCAGACCGACGACCGCGTGCCGGTCTACGGCAGCGGCGATGCGGTCGACGAGTTGAGCGGGTTGTTCAACGCGATGCTGGCGCGGATCACCACGTTGATCCACGGCATGCACAACGCCCTCGACCACGTCGCGCACGACCTGCGCACGCCCATGACGCGCCTGCGCGTCACGGCCGAATCGGCGTTGGCCACCGCCGACCCGGCCCGTCACCGGGAGGCGCTGTCAGACTGCCTGGAAGAATCAGAGCGCGTGCTGTCGATGCTGACGACGCTGATGGACATCTCCGAGGCTGAGACCGGCACCATGAAGCTGAACCGGCAGCCCGTTGATGTGGCGAAGCTCGTGGGCGAAGTGACAGCGGTCTACGAAGACACCGCCGAAGACGCCGGCGTGACGCTGCACGCGCGGGTGTCCGAACATCTAATCGTGACCGCCGACCGCGATCGCCTGCGCCAGGCGCTGGCCAATCTCGTCGATAACGCGATCAAGTACACGCCGCCGGGCGGGCGCGTGGAGCTTGAGGCCGGCAGGCCTGACGGCGGCGGCGTCACCATCAGCGTGCGCGACACCGGCGCCGGGATCCCCGAGCATGAGATCCCGCGCATCTGGGATCGCCTGTACCGAGGCGACCAGAGCCGCACGACCCGCGGCCTGGGCCTGGGCCTGAGCCTCGTTCGGGCTTCAGTGGAGGCCCAGGGCGGCAGGGTCGCGGTGGAGAGCGCCCCCGGCCACGGCTCGACATTCACAATCACCCTGCCGAAGTAG
- a CDS encoding DegQ family serine endoprotease, with amino-acid sequence MTRSQMRAGAVALALGAASLGAWIGVPASPVAQAAITAPVAADAGQGRVVTQGFADVVAKVTPAVVTIRTERSASPRMTQLPQLPEGFGDLFGQRAPRGGRPMPPPLQRGLGSGVIVSTDGYILTNNHVVEGSARIQVELSDRRVLDAKLIGADEPSDLAVIKIDAADLPVVPIGDSTAMRVGDLVLAVGNPLGVGQTVTMGIVSAKGRATGFGDGSYEDFLQTDAPINQGNSGGALVNTAGELVGINSQILSPSGGSIGIGFAVPSNMAKHVMDQLVSNGRVRRGRLGVTVQGVTSDLAAGLGLDKTEGALVSDVTPGGAAARAGLKRGDVILGYQGRPVVDTNAFRNEIAATTPGSTVTLQVLREGKSNEVKATLEEMAAGTAANRSEGAGPSGAGKFGLTIEPLTPQIANRLELPRDVEGVAITAIDPSGAAASAGLREGDVIQQINGRSVRSTEQVRAGLDAASDKPVVLLVARGSSSFFVPLRAPRG; translated from the coding sequence ATGACCCGTTCACAAATGAGAGCCGGAGCCGTCGCACTCGCCCTGGGCGCCGCCAGCCTGGGCGCTTGGATCGGCGTGCCGGCCAGTCCCGTCGCCCAGGCCGCTATTACCGCGCCCGTCGCGGCAGACGCCGGTCAGGGCCGTGTGGTCACCCAGGGGTTCGCCGACGTGGTGGCCAAGGTCACCCCGGCAGTCGTCACCATTCGAACCGAGCGTAGCGCGTCGCCACGGATGACGCAGCTGCCGCAACTGCCGGAAGGCTTCGGCGACCTGTTCGGGCAGCGCGCGCCGCGCGGCGGCAGGCCGATGCCGCCGCCACTGCAGCGCGGCCTCGGCTCGGGAGTCATCGTCTCCACCGACGGCTACATCCTGACGAATAACCACGTGGTCGAGGGGTCGGCCCGCATCCAGGTCGAGTTGTCGGATCGCCGCGTGCTCGACGCGAAGCTGATTGGCGCCGACGAGCCGAGTGACCTGGCGGTGATCAAGATCGACGCGGCCGACCTGCCGGTGGTGCCGATCGGCGACTCCACGGCCATGCGCGTGGGCGACCTGGTGCTCGCGGTGGGCAACCCGCTCGGCGTGGGACAGACCGTGACCATGGGCATTGTCAGCGCGAAGGGCCGTGCGACCGGTTTTGGCGACGGCAGCTACGAGGATTTCCTGCAGACCGACGCGCCCATCAACCAGGGCAACTCGGGCGGCGCGCTGGTGAACACGGCCGGCGAACTGGTGGGGATCAACTCGCAGATCCTGTCGCCGTCGGGCGGCAGCATCGGCATTGGCTTCGCGGTGCCCTCGAACATGGCGAAGCACGTGATGGATCAGCTCGTGAGCAACGGCCGGGTGCGTCGCGGCCGGCTCGGCGTCACGGTGCAGGGCGTCACGAGCGACCTGGCGGCGGGCCTGGGCCTCGACAAGACCGAGGGCGCGCTGGTCAGTGATGTGACTCCCGGCGGCGCAGCGGCTCGCGCGGGGCTCAAGCGGGGCGACGTGATCCTGGGCTACCAGGGTCGTCCGGTGGTCGACACGAACGCGTTCCGCAACGAGATTGCCGCGACCACGCCTGGCAGCACGGTGACGCTGCAGGTGTTGCGTGAAGGCAAGTCGAACGAGGTCAAGGCGACCCTCGAAGAGATGGCGGCCGGCACGGCGGCCAATCGCAGCGAGGGCGCGGGCCCCAGCGGTGCTGGCAAGTTCGGCTTGACGATCGAGCCGCTGACGCCGCAGATCGCGAATCGGCTGGAGTTGCCCCGCGACGTGGAAGGCGTGGCGATCACCGCCATCGATCCGTCGGGCGCGGCGGCTTCCGCCGGCCTGCGGGAAGGCGACGTGATCCAGCAGATCAACGGGCGGAGCGTCCGCTCGACCGAGCAGGTGCGGGCAGGACTGGACGCGGCGTCGGATAAGCCGGTCGTCCTGCTCGTGGCCCGCGGCAGCAGCTCGTTCTTCGTGCCGCTGCGCGCTCCGCGCGGCTAG
- a CDS encoding DUF3014 domain-containing protein, translated as MEYEPDEQPIERAPTPEFGDRAPDGPPLLPIAIGAVAILALLGGGAWWMWRRPAPVNATPAAVAATEVPLTAAAPPPVALPPLDEMDGFLRPLLQALSTRPELVRWLATDDLVRQLAAAIAKASQGDNPAGGFMELAPTSRLSVARSGNRRTIDPSGYRRYNGLVTTVTTIDASAVARIYKTIRPRLNEAYQNMGHPGGNVDTAMRQALDLLLDTPVVKDPIVLVEGAGARWAYADPKLESLTSTQKQLIRMGPAHTDAMLVWLRALQSGIDQ; from the coding sequence ATGGAATACGAACCGGACGAACAGCCGATTGAGCGCGCGCCGACACCGGAATTCGGCGACCGGGCGCCTGACGGCCCACCGCTGCTGCCGATCGCGATCGGTGCCGTGGCGATCCTGGCGTTGCTCGGCGGCGGTGCGTGGTGGATGTGGCGCAGACCGGCGCCGGTCAACGCGACGCCGGCCGCCGTGGCCGCCACCGAGGTGCCGCTCACGGCGGCAGCGCCACCGCCGGTCGCGTTGCCGCCGCTTGATGAGATGGACGGCTTCCTGCGGCCGTTGCTGCAGGCGCTCTCGACCCGGCCGGAACTGGTGCGCTGGCTGGCCACCGACGACCTGGTGCGGCAACTGGCGGCGGCGATCGCCAAGGCTTCCCAAGGCGACAACCCCGCGGGCGGATTCATGGAACTGGCGCCGACCTCGCGGCTGTCGGTCGCGCGGAGCGGTAACCGCCGCACGATCGATCCCTCCGGCTACCGGCGCTACAACGGCCTCGTCACCACGGTCACGACCATCGATGCCTCGGCGGTCGCCCGGATCTACAAGACCATCCGCCCGCGGCTGAACGAGGCGTACCAGAACATGGGCCACCCGGGGGGCAACGTCGATACCGCGATGCGGCAGGCGCTCGACCTCCTGCTCGACACACCGGTGGTGAAAGATCCGATCGTGCTGGTGGAAGGGGCCGGCGCGCGGTGGGCCTACGCCGATCCCAAGCTGGAGTCGCTCACGTCCACGCAGAAGCAGCTGATTCGCATGGGCCCGGCCCACACCGACGCAATGCTGGTGTGGTTGCGGGCCCTGCAGAGCGGGATTGACCAGTAA
- the secG gene encoding preprotein translocase subunit SecG: MIYYAIITGYVVICVLLIITILLQQGKGGDIASAFGGGSSQAVFGARSGATLLTRATAVLAALFVIGAITLTIWGQRGPGSVVGGIDAPPLAPAPAAPPATPAPGNSTP; encoded by the coding sequence ATGATTTATTACGCCATCATCACCGGTTACGTCGTTATCTGCGTGCTGCTGATCATCACGATCCTGCTGCAGCAGGGTAAAGGCGGCGATATTGCGAGCGCGTTTGGGGGCGGCAGCAGCCAGGCGGTGTTCGGCGCGCGTTCGGGCGCCACGTTGCTGACCCGGGCGACCGCGGTGCTTGCGGCCCTGTTCGTGATTGGCGCGATTACGCTCACGATCTGGGGCCAGCGGGGTCCAGGATCGGTGGTCGGCGGCATCGACGCTCCGCCCCTTGCCCCGGCCCCGGCCGCGCCGCCGGCGACTCCGGCACCGGGTAACAGCACGCCGTAG
- a CDS encoding response regulator transcription factor, translating into MRILVAEDDSVIADFVAQGLREAGFVVDVAATGPDGLRKALNGTYDAAVIDVMLPGLDGLALIEQLRAKKVQTPVLILSARHTVDDRVKGLQAGGDDYLTKPFAFAELLARVQALLRRGGGTPEVTRLVVGDLSLDLLSRKVERAGQALDLRPREFALLEYLMRHPGRVLSKTMILSQVWGYSFDPGTNVVDVLVSRLRDKVDEGFATRLIHTVRGAGYVLKLD; encoded by the coding sequence ATGCGCATCCTGGTTGCTGAAGACGACTCCGTGATCGCCGACTTCGTGGCCCAGGGGCTACGCGAGGCGGGGTTCGTCGTCGACGTGGCCGCCACCGGACCCGACGGCCTCCGCAAGGCGTTGAACGGGACGTACGATGCCGCCGTCATCGACGTGATGCTGCCGGGACTGGACGGCCTCGCATTGATCGAGCAACTGCGGGCGAAGAAAGTGCAGACGCCGGTGCTGATCCTGAGTGCGCGCCACACCGTTGACGACCGCGTGAAGGGCTTGCAGGCCGGCGGCGACGACTACCTGACCAAGCCGTTTGCCTTCGCCGAGTTGCTGGCGCGGGTCCAGGCGCTGCTGCGCCGAGGCGGCGGCACACCGGAAGTGACGCGGCTAGTCGTGGGCGACCTGTCCCTCGACCTGCTGTCGAGAAAGGTCGAGCGCGCCGGCCAGGCCCTGGACCTGCGGCCGCGCGAGTTCGCCCTGCTCGAGTACCTGATGCGGCACCCCGGCCGCGTGCTGTCGAAGACCATGATCCTGTCGCAGGTCTGGGGCTACTCGTTCGACCCGGGCACCAACGTGGTCGACGTACTGGTCTCGCGGCTGCGCGACAAGGTCGACGAAGGGTTCGCGACCAGGCTGATTCATACCGTGCGCGGAGCGGGCTATGTCCTCAAGCTGGATTGA
- a CDS encoding amidase family protein, with translation MKPSAFTLILAAALVGACAPTPPPPPAPFSVVEATIPDMQQAMQEGRITSRQIVEQYLVRIALYNDKLNAIVTVNPKALQEADRLDQERQAGKVRGPLHGIPIALKDNIHTTDLRTTGGAIAFENLVPSYDATLTTNLRDAGAVIIAKTTLTELANFVTNGMPGNYNAVVGYAMNPYDPRRDPRQGLNDGRPVLNTGGSSSGVGTAANFWAANVGTETSGSILSPANQNMLAAIKPTVGRVSRHGIIPITADQDTAGPMARSVTDAAILFGALESAAPDPNDAATTACQAPPNRDYTPFLKREGLKGARIGIPRANYYDRITPPGEKNPRGGLNEAQAKSMADAIEILKQEGATIVDADIPSVVDQDPNNNFLLWGGGCSNGPRDPNCSSVLWYGMKRDFNAWLATLGPGAPVKTLAELRAFNTAHANRNAIKYAQVNLDSSDLLDLEKDRAKWQVDRDRDIQLAATHGIDEVMKAQKLDALLFPGASGAGIAAKPGYPTVIVPFGLFVPQPPATSAGSAPAGYPEGFSLAPAPFGVSFTGMACSEPRLIELAYAFEQASKRRVPPPSAP, from the coding sequence ATGAAACCGTCCGCATTTACGCTGATCCTCGCCGCCGCCCTGGTCGGTGCCTGCGCCCCCACACCGCCTCCGCCACCAGCCCCGTTCTCGGTCGTCGAGGCCACGATTCCCGACATGCAGCAGGCGATGCAGGAGGGGCGCATCACGTCCCGTCAAATCGTCGAGCAGTACCTGGTGCGCATCGCGCTCTACAACGACAAGCTCAACGCCATCGTCACCGTGAACCCGAAAGCGTTGCAGGAGGCCGACCGACTCGATCAGGAGCGCCAGGCGGGCAAGGTCCGCGGTCCGCTTCATGGCATCCCGATCGCGCTCAAGGACAACATTCACACCACCGACCTCCGCACCACCGGCGGTGCGATCGCGTTCGAGAACCTGGTGCCGTCGTACGACGCCACGCTGACCACGAACCTGCGGGACGCCGGCGCGGTGATCATCGCGAAGACGACGCTCACCGAGTTGGCCAATTTCGTGACCAACGGCATGCCCGGCAACTACAACGCGGTGGTCGGCTACGCGATGAATCCGTACGACCCTCGCCGCGACCCGCGGCAGGGGCTGAACGACGGCCGGCCGGTCTTGAACACGGGCGGATCCAGCTCGGGCGTTGGGACGGCCGCCAATTTCTGGGCCGCGAACGTCGGTACAGAGACGTCGGGATCGATCTTGAGTCCGGCGAACCAGAACATGCTTGCTGCCATCAAACCAACCGTGGGCCGCGTCAGCCGTCACGGCATTATTCCGATCACCGCCGATCAGGATACGGCTGGGCCGATGGCCAGGTCGGTGACCGATGCCGCGATCCTGTTCGGCGCGCTCGAAAGCGCCGCGCCCGATCCCAACGATGCGGCGACCACCGCGTGCCAGGCACCGCCCAATCGCGACTACACGCCGTTTCTCAAGCGCGAGGGACTGAAGGGCGCCCGCATCGGCATTCCGCGCGCGAACTACTACGATCGCATCACGCCACCGGGCGAGAAGAACCCCCGCGGCGGCCTGAACGAGGCGCAAGCCAAGTCGATGGCCGACGCGATCGAGATCCTCAAGCAGGAAGGCGCGACGATCGTTGACGCCGACATTCCCAGCGTGGTCGACCAGGACCCGAACAACAACTTCCTGCTCTGGGGCGGCGGATGCAGCAACGGCCCGCGCGATCCGAATTGTTCGTCGGTGCTGTGGTACGGAATGAAGCGCGACTTCAATGCGTGGCTCGCCACGCTCGGCCCGGGGGCGCCGGTGAAGACGCTCGCAGAACTGCGCGCCTTCAATACCGCGCACGCCAATCGCAACGCGATCAAGTACGCGCAGGTCAACCTTGATAGTTCGGACCTGCTCGATCTCGAAAAGGATCGCGCGAAGTGGCAGGTCGATCGCGACAGGGACATCCAGCTGGCCGCGACCCACGGCATCGACGAGGTCATGAAGGCGCAGAAGCTCGACGCGCTGCTGTTCCCGGGCGCGAGCGGCGCCGGGATCGCGGCCAAGCCGGGCTACCCGACCGTGATCGTGCCTTTCGGGCTGTTCGTGCCCCAGCCGCCGGCGACGAGCGCTGGTTCAGCGCCGGCAGGTTATCCCGAGGGCTTCTCGCTCGCGCCCGCGCCGTTCGGCGTCAGCTTTACCGGCATGGCCTGCAGCGAGCCGCGGTTGATCGAGTTGGCGTATGCGTTCGAGCAGGCATCGAAGCGGCGCGTCCCGCCGCCGAGCGCCCCGTAA
- a CDS encoding RluA family pseudouridine synthase, which produces MPGPDTIRLDKRLKEAHPDLSWRQIREAIAKGQVTVDGQIQRDEAVESGPTARIELNRNRPAQSRARANFPILHEDEHIIVLNKPAGLLSIPSSPDAGSSEDTVLKRVREYMAFKLGHKSYVGMLHRLDRDTSGSLAVALSKDAHAAGREMFKRHAFERHYLAIVQGIPNPPQGTIEAKISTGYRSGRRKLVDDDDEGLEAATDYRVKERLKDAALLELRLHTGRQHQIRLHLEQLGHPLLGERVYVEGDARQSRTGSAKAVAKRNMLHAWTLAFQHPLTGAPIAVAAPPPEDFEAVLKKLRSRS; this is translated from the coding sequence GTGCCAGGCCCCGATACGATCCGACTCGACAAGCGCCTGAAAGAGGCGCATCCCGATCTATCGTGGCGCCAGATCCGCGAAGCCATTGCCAAGGGGCAGGTCACCGTCGACGGCCAGATCCAGCGAGACGAGGCCGTCGAGAGCGGGCCGACCGCGCGCATCGAGCTCAATCGCAACCGCCCCGCCCAATCGCGAGCCCGCGCCAACTTCCCGATTCTCCACGAGGACGAGCACATCATCGTGCTCAACAAGCCGGCTGGCCTGCTCTCCATTCCCTCGAGTCCAGACGCGGGCAGTTCCGAAGACACCGTGCTGAAGCGCGTGCGCGAGTACATGGCCTTCAAGCTGGGCCACAAGTCGTACGTTGGTATGCTGCACCGCCTCGATCGCGACACGTCTGGATCCCTCGCGGTCGCGCTCTCGAAGGACGCGCATGCGGCGGGACGCGAGATGTTCAAGCGCCACGCCTTCGAACGCCACTACCTGGCGATTGTGCAGGGCATTCCCAACCCGCCACAAGGCACGATTGAGGCGAAGATCTCGACCGGCTATCGCAGCGGACGCCGGAAGCTGGTTGATGACGATGACGAGGGGCTCGAGGCGGCGACCGACTACCGGGTGAAGGAACGGCTGAAAGACGCAGCGCTGCTGGAGTTGCGCCTGCACACGGGCCGGCAGCATCAAATTCGCCTGCACCTCGAGCAGCTTGGTCATCCGCTGCTGGGCGAGCGAGTGTATGTCGAGGGCGACGCGCGCCAGTCGAGGACCGGCAGCGCCAAGGCCGTGGCGAAGCGCAACATGCTGCACGCGTGGACGCTGGCGTTTCAGCATCCGCTGACGGGCGCCCCAATCGCGGTGGCAGCGCCGCCGCCAGAAGATTTCGAAGCGGTCTTGAAGAAACTCCGGTCGCGCAGCTAA